A genome region from Mammaliicoccus sp. Marseille-Q6498 includes the following:
- a CDS encoding glyoxalase/bleomycin resistance/extradiol dioxygenase family protein — protein MDVNTYFNFQNSIEALKFYEEKLGATDIMRVPGNHEMFKDAPEEFKMPESFTMNASFKILDKTFLCSDTWQNKPIDNEGAQVCFQFNYDNVEDREAIQELFKKAEDAGCKIQMPLNKVEWSPMFGSFKDPFGVSWMANAYTE, from the coding sequence ATGGATGTAAATACGTATTTTAATTTCCAAAATAGTATTGAAGCCTTAAAGTTCTATGAAGAAAAATTGGGTGCTACAGATATTATGAGAGTTCCAGGTAATCATGAAATGTTCAAAGATGCCCCAGAAGAATTTAAAATGCCCGAATCTTTTACTATGAATGCAAGTTTTAAAATATTAGATAAAACATTTTTATGTAGTGATACTTGGCAAAATAAACCTATAGATAATGAAGGTGCACAAGTATGCTTCCAATTTAATTATGATAACGTTGAAGATAGAGAAGCGATTCAAGAATTATTTAAAAAGGCGGAAGACGCTGGATGCAAAATTCAAATGCCGTTAAATAAAGTAGAATGGTCACCAATGTTTGGTTCATTTAAAGATCCATTTGGTGTTTCGTGGATGGCTAATGCTTATACTGAATAA